A genomic region of Candidatus Limnocylindrales bacterium contains the following coding sequences:
- the crcB gene encoding fluoride efflux transporter CrcB — MSRFLLICLGGAAGTGARYLLSAWALEFFGPVFPFGTLAVNLIGSFLLSVVMYAGIDAAVLSPTMRLALGTGVMGGFTTYSTFNFETMKYVQDGAWGSAALYVTVTVVACFLAGIAGWATARSVLGTY, encoded by the coding sequence ATGAGTCGATTTCTTCTGATCTGTCTCGGCGGAGCGGCCGGTACCGGGGCGCGCTACCTGCTCTCGGCCTGGGCCCTCGAGTTTTTCGGCCCCGTCTTTCCGTTCGGGACACTGGCCGTCAATCTCATCGGCTCGTTTCTTCTGTCCGTCGTGATGTACGCCGGCATCGACGCTGCCGTTCTGTCGCCGACGATGCGTCTCGCGCTCGGAACCGGCGTGATGGGCGGCTTTACGACCTACTCGACGTTCAACTTCGAAACGATGAAGTACGTCCAGGACGGCGCGTGGGGTTCTGCGGCGCTCTACGTGACGGTCACGGTCGTCGCCTGCTTTCTCGCGGGCATCGCCGGCTGGGCGACGGCCCGGTCCGTGCTCGGTACGTACTGA
- a CDS encoding class I SAM-dependent methyltransferase, producing the protein MSVTADAREFFTGRQKAYSRFIRAMRYPQGLRAFFEHSALVRPDLRILDAGCGTGALTLALRGALDRRGCTPAAFHAFDLTPAMLDALCENMRRRGMRDIELAEANVLELGALPDDWCDYDLIVSASMLEYVPRDTIAAALTGLRARLNDGGTLVLFMTRRNPLTRMLIGRWWASNLYTAPELADAFNRAGFSRFEFRSFPPKARYLSVWGHIVEATR; encoded by the coding sequence GTGAGCGTCACAGCCGACGCGCGAGAGTTCTTTACCGGCCGGCAGAAAGCCTACTCCCGCTTCATCCGTGCGATGCGGTATCCGCAGGGACTGCGGGCGTTCTTCGAGCATTCGGCGCTCGTGCGCCCAGACCTCCGCATTCTCGATGCCGGATGCGGCACCGGCGCGCTGACGCTCGCACTTCGCGGTGCGCTCGACCGGCGTGGCTGCACGCCCGCCGCGTTTCACGCTTTCGACCTGACGCCGGCGATGCTCGATGCCCTTTGCGAAAACATGCGCAGGCGCGGCATGCGCGACATCGAGCTGGCCGAAGCCAACGTGCTCGAGCTTGGCGCATTGCCTGACGACTGGTGCGACTACGATCTGATCGTCTCCGCATCGATGCTCGAGTACGTGCCGCGCGATACGATCGCCGCTGCGCTTACCGGATTGCGCGCGAGGCTCAACGACGGCGGCACGCTGGTACTGTTCATGACGCGGCGAAATCCGCTGACACGAATGCTGATCGGTCGCTGGTGGGCTTCGAATCTCTATACGGCGCCCGAGCTCGCGGACGCCTTTAACCGCGCGGGGTTTTCGCGCTTCGAGTTTCGGAGCTTTCCGCCGAAAGCCCGCTACCTTTCCGTGTGGGGCCACATCGTCGAAGCTACGCGTTGA
- a CDS encoding methyltransferase domain-containing protein: MDDEREDSSRLKAEIRERFAMVALSPEREESFLVGAESAKRLGYDATGIDALPRSVVESFAGVGNPIALQPLRNGEIVLDLGSGAGLDSILAARRVAPEGRVIGIDFGVEMVEKARRNARAAGSANVEFRIGEIDDLSLDDASVDVVVSNGVFNLCLDKPKVLAEAFRVLRPGGRIQMADMLLEDGVTPEEVSQKGAWSA; this comes from the coding sequence GTGGACGACGAAAGAGAAGACTCTTCGCGGCTGAAAGCGGAAATCCGCGAGCGCTTCGCAATGGTCGCGCTGTCGCCCGAACGCGAAGAGTCGTTCCTCGTCGGCGCGGAGAGTGCGAAGCGGCTCGGCTACGATGCCACGGGGATCGACGCCCTGCCGCGGTCCGTCGTCGAGTCCTTCGCCGGCGTAGGAAACCCAATCGCCCTCCAGCCGCTGAGAAACGGAGAGATCGTTCTCGATCTCGGCTCGGGCGCCGGACTCGACAGCATCCTTGCCGCGCGCCGCGTCGCGCCGGAAGGCCGCGTGATCGGCATCGATTTCGGAGTGGAGATGGTCGAGAAGGCCCGGCGCAACGCGCGCGCGGCCGGCTCCGCGAACGTCGAGTTCCGCATCGGTGAGATCGACGACCTTTCGCTCGACGACGCATCCGTCGACGTGGTGGTTTCCAACGGCGTCTTCAACCTCTGTCTCGACAAGCCGAAAGTGCTCGCCGAAGCGTTCCGCGTGCTGCGCCCCGGCGGCCGCATCCAGATGGCCGACATGCTGCTCGAAGACGGTGTCACTCCAGAAGAGGTCTCGCAGAAAGGCGCCTGGTCCGCTTGA